Sequence from the Argentina anserina chromosome 7, drPotAnse1.1, whole genome shotgun sequence genome:
CTAAGTGCCATTATCAGATCTCAGAATAGATATTGAAGAGTTAAAATGATTTTTAACAAGATTATGAAAATCTTGAAAACTCTTAAAAACTTCACTTTTGtatttcaataaataaataaaagtagAACGAGTGTAATCATCAATGAAAGTCACATAGAAACGATATCCATCATATGAATTCACTGAGGCATGACCCCATACATCAGAGTGAACAAGCTCAAAAGGCTTGGTTGCTCGAGAGTGTGAAATAGGAAAGGGGGATCTAGTCTGTTTTGACAAATGACAAATTTCAGTCATAAGCAACCTTAcagaaatttttttggaaTATCTTAgacaaaacatgacatgatggATGAGTAAGTCGATTGTGCCACAAAAGTTGCTGGGAAGCTGACTCGGAAGAGGAAAGAAAGCATTCTGAAAAACTAGATggtcttggatttatgaagataTAATACAGACCATTCAAAAAGAATCCCTCACCAATCTTCATCTTGGTTACTTGGtcctgaaaaatgatattatTAGATGAAAAAATGGCAAGACAATTTAGTAACCGAGTTGATTTTCCAACTGAGAGAAGTTTCAAAGGGAAAGATGGCACAAACAAAACATCTGACTTACCATTTTTTGAAAAAAGCTGTAATTTTCCTTTACCACAGACAAGAACTAAATTTCCATTTGCAATGGAGATGTGAGAaggtttttttaatttttcaaaaaCCATCAGATTTGAAGAATCATTTGTAATATGTTCTGAGGCTCCTGAGTCCACTATCCAAACATCACCAATCTTGCTTATATCTAAGGCAGTTGATAAAGCAGCAATAATACCTGGAATATCGTTCTCTGAAGTTGGCAAACTCGTTGATAACAGTTATTGGATTAGAGGTGAAGTTCACAATTGGCTCTGTGGCACTGCACATATTTGCCTTGGGAGTAGACTTATGGCCTTTATGGTTTTCATTCCACTTAGGCTTCAATTCTGGATGAAGAATCCAACATGATTCCCTCAGATGACCAATTACAGCTCTCCTAATGGATTTGCAGTGAGTGCAAGACAATTCAGGTCTTTTCCCTTTGTACACTCGATTATTTGTAGTAGGCTGGCTTGCAGTAAAGGCTCTAGCATCAGCACTTCTTGATCCTACTTCAACATTCATGACTTTTCTTCGAGTTTCATCACTGTGTATGACATTAGTAACAGTGGAGAGCTTTGGAAATTCTACACTCATCAAGAGATGGCTCCTTAAATCCTCATATTCTGGTCCAAGACTGGCTAGAAGTTGAAAGACTTTGTCTTCATCATCTCTTTTCTTCAATATAGCTCCATCAATTGTAAGAGGTCTGAGAATATCAATCTCATTCCATTTAGATTTTAAGATACCAAGATGCTGAACAAAAGAATTGGTACCTTGTTGAAGGTCAAATAACTCTCTCTGTAGCTGAAAAACTCTTGCAGCATTATTGACACTTCCATAAAGTTCCTTTAATGCTTCCCACAAGTCGAATGCAGACTCATGATAATTGAACACTTCTGCAATACTTGGTTCCATAGAGTTGAGAATCCATGCTCGAACTTGCTGATCCTTGCTCAATTCTTCATCATAGCTTTCAGCATTAGCTGCTGGAATCTTGTTTTCTTTAATGTAGCTTTTTCTAGATCTTCCTCCAATGGCAAGCTCCATGTTTCTCGACCAATTCAAGTAATTAAACTGATTGAGTCTGGTGGCCACAATGCTCTGATTCGAACCTCCATCAACATACTCAGTTCTTATTGGTGAAGGATCAAAGGACAAGATTTCAGAACAACTAGCAGGGCCTTGATTTTGATGTGCCATGATTAGCTAAGAGGATGAGATAATGGGTGGAAGAgcactgctctgataccatgtagaAATTCATGCTGAGGTTTAAACTCAATTATATTGATTTATTCGAATGATGCAAGAAAAACACGGTTTACTGCATATATACAAGAGAAAACAAAGACCCTAAAAGTTCCCCCTAAAAGTTCCTCACAACATGGATCAGTGTTTCCTAATTGACAAACAGAAACTAATCAACTCtagcaccacaaaacaaggagGAGATGACAGATGGGAATTTTAGGAGGATGAACATGCAGAGCACGTAACAAAACCTAACTGCTCCAAGCTGCAGCACGACAGAACAACAGCAATATCTCAATATGACATTATTTCCATCAGTGGAGCATCTAATTTATAATGTATGACTACCAGTAATAACTTTTAAAAGAGCAACTCGAATAGAGAGGTCAAGTTTTGTTgtcaattttgaattttgaaatgtgACATGTCAAATATGACAAGAAGTTAATTTAACAAATCTCATCTCCAATGAAGATGTTAAATTTGAAATATTTACCATGGAGTTAAACATTCAAtaagaaatttaaataagtaaaaacaacaaatgAATAGATATGAGCTGCTCCCTCATCATTTATCCCGGGGATCTGAAAAACCCACGAAGATCCGCAAGCCCGATGCGCTTTTACCCGGCCTGGCTtgcgagaaagcccgccaaagtccgcttccgtgggtagagagCCGGGCTtagattagaggtgtgaaacccggcccgtaaaagctcgtcaaataataaaatattctacccttgtgtgtgtcttagcctaataggttttctgttaggagatagattagcatctccgtaatagattaggactctgaatcctacaggattgtggttttgtaatgcctatatataggcccccatatcattcaataatacacaattatttcatcctgaaacacgttatcagcacgttgccctaaaaccctgaacttttagagccctagaaattttttctcttctccaccgccggccgtcgtcgtctccggcctccggcatctcctcgtcggcgcagcccctgctcgccgtTGTTGCAGCCCCCCCCCGCTGCTACCCCCGCATCCTTGCGCGCAGCCAGCCTTGCTGCCCTTGCAACTTCTGCCTTGctgccctgcacgcagcccctgcaggcCCTGCTCGCTGCCCCTGCATCACCCCTGCAtgcacccctgcagcccccgcatcgcagccgcatgcagccccgcacgcagcccctgcacgcacgctcgcgacacctgcagccccgctcgcgacacctgcagccccgctcgcgacacctgcagccccgctcgcgacacctgcagccccgctcgcgacacctgcagccccgctcgcgacacctgcagccccgctcgcgacacctgcagccccgctcgcgacacctgcagccccgctcgcgacacctgcagccccgctcgcgacccctgcagccccgctcgcgacacctgtagccccgctcgcgacacctgcagccccgctcgcgacaccTGCAGCTGGGCACAATAGCCAtttgggcttcatactatattttcttttccttttcctttttcctatttcattatttaaatgttcattggcacgtttttatttctaacaatatttcacgtgctcgtataggtaaaatcattgctcgtcgtactatggtgatgacattcatgccgagatggacgatacttttgtcatctacatacgatttcgatcgtatcctcccaagatttttatgtcatcagaCGAAGATcaaaaaggaattcatcaagcaacttcatgcatgacgatcgatttgcagagcaatttaatcatatgcggtctatttggcagaccaacaagtatgtttttcttaaagttgctgcttttgaacatatatatatatatataaattgtcggacgctattagcctttttcatgtcttctttccggcatttcttataacgccgatgagaccaaagagggatatgattcccctcttggtcgacgtttttcgtgtgacggtcctgggggagtcacgttattatttaaagggaaaaaatcgatttcgtgtggttgtctgagtacaccgctgttttgggtgcgatcatgagaatcatcgatatgcatcgattattttgtgaccatatacatcacaacacttctaattccggttacatacttgaatagtttcgattattcgaaacctatacaaccctcgtttcttatggatgcgtcgccatagcgactgttatttgcatgtttgagttttcttaaactcatgtctataaacgataatctcaaggtctacgtactcatttatttgagttgattcattactctgatgcagcactattttctgacaaaagatccaaaaaataatgaattctatgggacacatttcaagtgatttaatgaacgtctatgacgttgtattatcagagttgaccttgatgcatactccacatcaaagaaacgcatgccatttttggcacctgtatctatttcttgagggaattttggagatggaaacgtaacattcttccattctcaagtaagcacatttttgagcctcaggttaaggctccgcccaatccgatatgcaagattttgttgctacagacttttgattagtcaatctattttgactatgttttctgcttactattgttcaagtatgacgttggcattgccatgtttcttgatcgactttagcttaagtcgtctattggaattggaagtttggttgtgttgtattaaatattggcatatgctataaaatttctcgtatttcttgtttacaagattaactcgtgagaattttatttgccttggcttagcatgcacggtcaacgtttgcaactcatgtggtttttaaattggccgcttttgggttacatgggaccccaatagcactatattgtgattttggaccttgaaatttagaaaacggacctcggaacgtcaaaattgacgtcgttttttcccggttactgttccagcgtattcgccgccctctggccatattccggcgtttccggcaccgccacccggttcctaccggcgtcccctgtcggacctgaagttccggcctccataccggccagttccggccgccgccggccggttttccggcaatcggtgccacCAGCTTCCGACGGGTTTTTCCGACGatttttttttcgtcgtttctcgtcatgttttccgcatatttcagcagttcttgctaCCACGTTtttccagtccaaatttcacccggttttgagttatatggacatggttttccggttaattttccggttttctccaagtcgtttcatagctcaaatgattttattattattggtgaccacccgcaccaaatggaaggttttccaccgtaattgtttggtattcaactgctctaataccatgtttttgcaactcttaagttgaataatgtagttctattgccatgtgatacattcgatgggattgtcatttgtttcaatcccctctcttataatatcctacggcgtattgtgtagagaagttcaccgcatcgttgactctcttaatcttcattttgagaatgtcccgccgtgaaatcgagtgtcttgctaattgcgtaaccacccacactatcCTACGgtgcaggtagttgttttacggatctcgtgcggagattgtgttgtatatcttcgtgccttgctaacttttaaaggccattcatgccaatgatggattttcgtcttgatatttgtgttaagaatggagaggaataaatctgtctgatttcattgacaatatctttttcaagcttcgacagtagctttgttagcttgcagacatagttttgcttgcctgcagcagtagtttatgtaactcaagattctttgaatcatgagttcggttttactgtcttctcggttttgatatgatcatttttggtcattttgaacaagatatgatgattcgagttctttgaaattcacattatcatctatttttcatgttcacgaagcgattggaggaccacctcacccatgctccacacggtgaggccgagcctatccgtgtcactttgatgagacatacttcccgtcggtagggggagatatggaatgctcccattccggttttaacgccaggaattgacgtggtgtggcactatgtctcattaagatcccgcactactcaaagtgagcaaatgtgcaacgcattatctacctccagaaagtcaaagattcgatgctcaatgactttactgatattgcgaaagtgacgagatcgcacataaatgctgtgatgtgccggtaaggttggaactctcagaatatgagagaatttcatatgacctggtcctagcaccgttggcaccatccctgacagtgggaaggaagccggcgatggcaccatcgtacgctgtggtgttgtcggcgcccgtggcattgcaccacaaaacaagggcggcaaacgcaaagatggactagtaagggtcatagcttcggtcttggctttTGCCTAGATGaaggggagaccattattctctagaatcaaaactagaaacaAGCGAAGTgtgtaggcacaagtatttcgcccatcatcaagagatattctctaaacatgtgtatcaactaagtttatgtgggacgctacagactccttttgttgatgttagagaagaatagaaatcttacgaattgatcgtatacagcgcgcacgtgtgtttaatgtattgatctcccatgattgatgatgtattcgcttatgctcttatttcgttgtaaagcatcaacgatgagcaacttgaccgaagtggaaagaatcaatacaggctgaactagacttgttatgttggtcgttgttcgtaagtgtaatgagaaagatgaagtcatgcaatatatgcaggacttatggtgcaaagattgtctcattatcctagtattgactacgataaGTTATAttatctcgttatggacataattgctttccgctacttgatcagtagtagtgtccatgaaaactgatttgcagcatatgatagtggtcatagaatatctgtaaagggatcttgatgcAGATATAAGAGTGcctgagggactttaaatgcctccagaccatggAGAGCTTAtataatcagattgcgacgttcgagagaacgtggtacaatcggttgcaagaactcatacccatatgtgttcatatgaagctaattcttgattctctattccgtctaagtatagataatgaagagattcaatgagctatacattcatacatgttagtgttgttgggacactattgctttcattatgacgtgattaactatgcgcctatgcattgtcattggacttgcattgcttctttgacatgggtttagttctacacttagtgaaccaacacaaatcctatccacaccaacgccgccagcagctccagcaacatcaacgtacgccttggtgtagcagtcgacactggtagcgtagaggatgcgtacggttccgtcttggaccaaaatcagtccttcattggtccattcccccattcttttcgcgaaagacacattaaatgcgacaaatcagaatctgtccagtttcgtaggtcaactttaacgagacctacaggacaactcgctcgatgaaatatggtgaaattggtaccgttggaaagacctatgtgtctactttccagggacatcaacctttcattcatagctatcacattgagtgagttatgaccgttttagcaaagtaggacagttctgtccggaaatttgcaagtcagtcaacttcgacagagcattgtgaactgctccgatcggataaggttgtgaaccttatgtcactggaaagccacgggtgtctacttttcagaacatattacggttcgctgatacctattttgacgaagaagttatggctgtttaagtgagtgaaggtcattctatccgagaatctgattttcattgcaaactcttgttttgagttgttatgcaatcttgtttcctaagatctaagtttggctaagtatagcatgtatgatctaaggatgtgtggctagattattgattaatcattagcccaagactacgtttgagaaacatgtaatgaacgttgtgtacgttgttctttgtactccatgattatggcactaatcaggggaagttgtttcgtagacttcaaaaggagtctagctcacatgatgctatcaaatgtagacggtgcgttgtgctctttttcccttcgatcaagcttttttttttacccaagaagtttttattttgcttgacaaggtttttaccgaggcaacgatgtgtgcaccatgcaacctaggcatgcgacacaagggggagtgttccgggagaattattattctactcttgtgtgtgtcttagcctaataggtttcctgttaggagatagattagcatctctgtaatagattatgactccgaatcctacgggattgtggttttgtaatgcctatatataggcccccatatcattcaataatacacaattatttcatcctgaaacaacatacatattttatttggtttagaataaaactatcgcattatgaaaaaaacttctcgggattgatcgacaccagtcgatatgatgatgtaaaaatttcatccaatttggacctcgtttaaccgtcagaatttccggtaaaccgaaaaacaacactaatatgtagGGGTGGACTTTAAgacaccgaaaaaccgaaaaccgaccAAAATCGAACTGAACCGACACCGAAATACTGAAATCGAACAAAACTAATCTATCGGTTCCGGTTTCAAGATCAAATTGAATAGTTTGGTTTAGGTTTGCGGTTTCGTCCGTATAAAAATCcgatcaaaccgaaccgaaccgaatcaacatatatgtatttagttattaatatttaatataataaTAGGTGTATGTCATGTTTTTATTGACTAAGAGTTACATATAATATACATGATTTTACATGATTACGATCTTGAAATGTCTAACTTAATTGCTCAGAGTCTTTAACACATTAAATATTACGTTTTGGTTAATACTCTATCGTAACTTTGTagattttatttgttgtttctaACTTATTGCAATCTAGTTTACTTATTTACTAATTTGAAGTACTAAACTTGTAGCTTATTACTTTACTTTGATTTTAAGTTTTGTTTTAAGTCAAGTGTGAAAAGTTATTACAAATGATATGTTATGTAACTGAAATCGAACCGAATGGAACCGAATTGTAGGTTAACCAAAACCGTTGTTATTAGATATTTTTTTCCGGTTTCGGTTTTGAGAAATACAAAACCGAGGCCTtggtttcggtttttggttaaTGCTCTTAAACCGAACCGATGGAACCGAGTCCACCCCTACTAATATTTCATAAGGGAAAACTCATTActaaaatgcgaacaccgaaaaccgtttgcatatctgagatcagctaatttttgtcaccgattgtgtgcggtcacaccaagaaaactcatttggtaaATGCccagtcaatgaggattttactatgtcaaaacgcctcttttttgttgaccgtaggtacagacggtcaaacaatatccagaacggacgaaatttttacgggttccctaaatatatatactgatcacatctgctggtgtcgatcgaccatatttcgaactagagttatagtgaaacgactatatgaaggaaaattcTTGGGATCGATTGAtacagccgatgtgatcgatatatatatttagtgaccttgtaaaaatttaatctaatttggacctcatttgaccgtcggaatttccggtaaaccgaaaacaccactaatatgttctaagggatgacccattataaagatgcgaacgctgaaagccatttgcatatctgaaatcacctaatttttattacctatcATGCACGGTCACACAGAGGAAACTAATTAAGCAAAGCCCTGGTAAATGGGGCTTCAATATGtaaaaacgcctctttttttgttgaccgtaggtacgaacggtcaaaccatgtccaaaacagacgaaattttacggggtccctaaatatatataccgattacatctgctggtgtcgatcgaccatatttcagaCTGGAGTTGGtgatcgcctaagtgtcaactaatatatcataacctttatattaggtttagaataaaactatcgcattatgaagcgactatatgaaggaaacttttcGGAAtagatcgacaccatccgatgtgatcaatatataaatatattcagtgatcattttaaaatttcatctaattcggacctcgtttgaccgttggaatttccggtaaaccaaaaacaacactaatattcCTTAAGTGGAGACttattaccaagatgtgaatgcggaaagctgtttacatatttaaaatcacctaattttttgtCACCATCAACAGAAAAATTGAACAATACTAAAACCAACATAGAGAATACAGTTGCTGCAACATGTGAACCAGAATCGACAAACTTCATAGGTTTCCGTGCAAAATTTTCATTCGCAACTTGGAATAATATGCCCTTTCTTCATCATTCATAACATAAATATCCATTGACATAATCCTCATCTCTACTTCAAACTTCCTAACTCGCAATTTTTCTTTATCAACTTCAACTTTTTCCTTCATAATTTCTAGTTtcttttcatcttttttttttctacttgTAATTTCTGAATTTTTCCTAGTTgatatgtttctttttaacTTTCTTTTTTCAACCTTATTTCCTGGTGGTCTAGGCACTACAAAGCAAGTGGTTATGTCTTCATCGATATCTATGTGAGTGCTTGTAGTTGAAAATGAAGAGGTATTAGTTGTAGTAGGTTTCGATTTGGTCTTACTTGTCTTGGCGTCAACCTCTTGCAGTGTTTGAATCCATTTTGGTTGGTGCCTCAAGATAACCCAAGCATGATCAAGAGTGAACCGtttattttcttgttcttcataCAAGCTCTTGGTATCTGCAATCTGAACAgtggaaaaaataaaaattaactaCTATAGGGTTGGGTGATCAAACTGACCAAAGTTAATTAACAAGGGAATCACAAAGCTTATCTTGTCTTGTTCGGTTTTTCCACTTTCATTGAATGCCCTTACGGTTGCCATACATCCTAAAAATTTGTTAACCTCCTTCTGTATTTTGCCCC
This genomic interval carries:
- the LOC126803519 gene encoding glutathione S-transferase T3-like, which produces MDSQFLEFPDFSTQESQYEIGEEVSQTSKKRAPKGSFFNPEEDKLLISARLNIVMDPVTCNEQKAQAFWGKITDYYHQYKNFDLDHSQQMLSQRWGKIQKEIADTKSLYEEQENKRFTLDHAWVILRHQPKWIQTLQEVDAKTSKTKSKPTTTNTSSFSTTSTHIDIDEDITTCFVVPRPPGNKVEKRKLKRNISTRKNSEITSRKKKDEKKLEIMKEKVEVDKEKLRVRKFEVEMRIMSMDIYVMNDEERAYYSKLRMKILHGNL